The genomic interval aaagccatgtcaatcaacaCTATACGTACggattgcacaataaagggtttgcaattaaacccCTATTTCGATTGTAGTCCTTtagataaaatattgtatgacataggagACAACGTTTTTTATCGCAGTATATAAGTATATCACAGTATATAATAATGAAAGACATATGCCATATTAAAGTTACACTAACTTTTGCATAgaatatattctgataagttcTAGACTAAACATTATAAAGAAGTTAtcacattttaagtgtttaaaagttaaacataattattttccatgctaaaaaataatcatacagcaactagataagacacaataaatatttctacattCGTATTAAATCAACATTAATAAACcttaaaaagatgcatattaaaAATCTGCCTGTCTTAAAAAATGCTCCTtaacactgtgtttaaaagatgAAATACTTTTGACATCTCTGATATGctgaggaagagagttccagagagtacaactattgaaagcaaatgactttTTCTCAGACCCGTTGACCCTTGGAATGGCATGCCTATTGCAATCATGCAAATGACTCAATTAAGTAGCTACCATTTCTAGCTATTGTGCGTGTACCAACCACAGCTGACGGATAGAGGGACGACTATAAATACTGTAGCGTAAATTTTTAGGGAATATCACAATTTCCATATAAATGTTGATAACAATTCAACTCATCTACTGTCGGTAacttattttcattatttgaaaatgtttggaATAATTTAACTGCGTAAAGTCAACAAAATATCAATCGGCGATTCCAATAGATcctttcagttattcgcatttACTAGTGAAAGAGTTTTGTTCTTTAGCCGCATATGATTTGAGCGCTTTTTTACCACTTTGGAACATGACCTTTATCATTGAAAATGGGAATTGAAGTGTCAATCCACCCCACCTGCATTGTTTAGACTCCGccgactggttggcaaaaagaggtggaattcatatataTGCCTTGCTGTGTTAATGATAAAAGTGCTGTGTGGATAGCAGGCAAAGGTAGACGTGCAAGAGTagtaacacacacatatatttactacggaatccggatagtgccatctataatcaaGTCACAGCTCAAACGATTAGACATtctacaatatacatgtatgagtcgtgttctgagaaaactgggcatactgcatgtgcgtaaagtgtcgtcccagattagcctgtgcagttcgcacaggataatcagggacgacaatttcctcctaaacttgattttcggtaaagatggactcccttgaaactaaaaaaaccatgaaagcagaaagtgtcgttcctgattagaatagcctgtgcgtactgcacaggctaatctggaacaacttttaacgcacatgcagtatgcccagttttctcagaacgcggctcatattatcGGCATCTTTGACTAGACAATCTGTTATCAACATCTTTAACTCAAAAACAACTATCAGCATCTTCGACTAGACAATATAAGATCATAATCTTTAATTAGACAaatctaaatatatttttagaatcTTTGACTAGACATCAATATTCTATTATCTGCATCTTTGACTTAATGTAATCAATTCATCATCTTTGACTAAAAAACTGCTATCAGCATCTTGGACTAGACAATCTACATGTATGATCAGTATCTTTAAGCTTTCTACAAAAATTATCAATATCTTTGACAAGACATAAATATTATATGATCACCATCTTTGAATTGAAATGTGTTATTAGTATATAACTGGACAATCTATTAACAGCATATTTTACTACACAATTATTATCAATATCTATAACTGAACAGGTATTAAAACATTTCTCTTTCATACACTTATCATCTTCAATCTAGCTCTGGGGttgtattccagaagcatctcaagttaaattttattcttatccttaaattgggaaaatttctTAAGtctttcatttcatattgcaatagtttggcatcaagatttacatgaaaataacatcattttttatattaaaaaaacatgtgtttccttatttagtaaagaaatacacaacattgtaattttgacctGACGTTATTTAAGATATGACTTAGATGTTTATGGAATACCACTCCAGAACGCGTTACATTTCACTTGTCATCAATAACTAGTACTGGCCATCATTATTTTGAGCATTTTCCACATGACCACAAATCAACAGTTTCAAGATGGGTGTCAGTAACCTGTGCACAAATATAGTGCACCCAAACTCCACAAACATCACAACTGACTGACTGGTCTGCTTCAGACTGAGGCTCATCTACACAGTCAAGACCGCACATAATACAAAGATATATTGGGAAATTTGTTCAGTCTACGGCGCTTCTTAGGCTGCTGGATGATCTTACTGTTGTCTTTTGGGGATAATGGTTCAAGTGCCCTGCAGACGGCGTGAGAGCGACTAAGTGTCTGAATCTTCGTTGGGGTTTTAGGGTTTTCCTTAGTATTGTCTGTTGTCTTGTTGTCGTTGCAATTCCAATTCAACAAGGCTGGCAAGACATGTGATAACCAAAACCAGGACAACTTCTCCTCCAAAACATCCCAGAATTCTTTTTCAAACATAACACGTACAGTGACACTTCCATGATATGTGTACACAAACAAGTCACAATACTGTCTACCATGTATTGCCATTTGTCCCTGAATTTGGAAGAAGTACGCATGGTTCTTACTGACCTGGACTTTCCCACTTTCTTCAATTAAGTATGCTAGATTTGAAGAGCTTGGAGCAGTGTCTTTAATGGACTCTGGACACTTTATCTCACAAAGACCTTTTCCGCAACACTGGCACTCAATCTCCAAATCTGCACTTGCAGCCATATATGGGTTGGCAGAGGAAACAAGCAGTCCCGTATTCTTCGATTTGAATTTCTTGTGATTTTTTCTCATCACTTGCGTGTACGCTTTCTTGGCATGGGGTTCTAAGGACAGACCGTGTTTCATGGCAGTGGTTGGATGACTTTCTTTTTGACGAAGTATAGCATCGACTAACTTAGTCGGGTCAGCCGAGCTATCTTTACGTAATGTGTCAACTCTGCTGCTGATTCGGTGAAACAAACTAGCTGTTACCCGTCCTTTGCGGTGCTCATTCCATGCCTTTGAGTTCGACTGTTCGACGGTAGCCTCTGACAAAACACCACATTGTTCTTTGCTTATTGCTATTCTTTGCAGGAATTCTCCCCTTGGATCTGATGCCTCTGGGTCAAGCCTGTTGGCAATCTCACCCAAAGAGTGGGGCATTTGTGGGTCTACCTTAGCTGTTATGTG from Dreissena polymorpha isolate Duluth1 chromosome 1, UMN_Dpol_1.0, whole genome shotgun sequence carries:
- the LOC127836574 gene encoding uncharacterized protein LOC127836574 — its product is MDDLNNMTLENFRLWSLKALKVYLSHRNLSVNGTFDELSARAFCAWEQNLPVNEQAEQAEQRLLQEYKHKLLVEDDVLPDPFSLHTGWQGEKTAIHKWPSVYLVDIAKYLNNETHKEIFDRLLNEYKEGKAYRYFHNKWVQEVFYHEIRPNSDKCILKAKCVPSMSVNSKKYDVWVVVRKDKDDGESGGEIVSAYCTCTAGMHGTCNHIAGVLFRVENAVKTGETKTSSTSMKSRWNVPSSKPQTKDAVAVMDVTWKKGHYRKNPAEVEDERRKHSLKLNFTPLNKRQTEEVKNITKLKNDLYNLVKEDVPNSCFILTIEKRHITAKVDPQMPHSLGEIANRLDPEASDPRGEFLQRIAISKEQCGVLSEATVEQSNSKAWNEHRKGRVTASLFHRISSRVDTLRKDSSADPTKLVDAILRQKESHPTTAMKHGLSLEPHAKKAYTQVMRKNHKKFKSKNTGLLVSSANPYMAASADLEIECQCCGKGLCEIKCPESIKDTAPSSSNLAYLIEESGKVQVSKNHAYFFQIQGQMAIHGRQYCDLFVYTYHGSVTVRVMFEKEFWDVLEEKLSWFWLSHVLPALLNWNCNDNKTTDNTKENPKTPTKIQTLSRSHAVCRALEPLSPKDNSKIIQQPKKRRRLNKFPNISLYYVRS